In one Mucilaginibacter ginsenosidivorax genomic region, the following are encoded:
- a CDS encoding beta-galactosidase: MKKKYLLLFIVQLCFCAASFAQYPKMDKLLYGVAYYDEYMPYERLEKDVQMMKEAGINVVRIAESTWSTVEPQDGVFDFTHIDRMLAAMQKGGIKVIVGTPTYAIPTWMARKHPEILAITPSGQNQYGPRQNMDITNTDFRMYAERVIRKIMEHVKDNPAVIGYQVDNETKSYGTSGPNVQALFVKYMQAKYKTLDNINHIFGLDYWSNRINAWEDFPSMNNTINGSLSSEFAKFQRQVVTQYLGWQAAIVREYKRPDQFITQNFDLDWRGSSFGIQPDVDHFAAAKVMDIAGIDIYHPSQDKLTGAEISFGGDLTRSMKGGKNYLTIETEAQGFAQWTPYPGQLRLQAFSHLASGANMVGYWPWHSIHNSAETYWKGLLSHDFEPNPVYNEAKTIGKDFDRLSPKLINLKKKNDVAILFSNEALTGFKAFGFGWGVRTGYNEVLRQLYDGLYHMNVGCDFVDPTSLNIENYKLLVVPVLYAAPDSLLQRLNRYVKNGGHIIYTFKSGFSDENVKVRTTHQPGIINEALGIYYSQFTVPENVGLKGDDFNLKPEDKKLNTWMELITPTTAKVLAYYDHPVWGKYAAITENTYGKGLATYIGCVTTSAVTDKILADAVKKAGLWGTDQQLAFPLITKYGVNQAGKTVHYYFNYSDKEVNFIYPYGNGKELFSGASVSSNSAMQLEPWGMKIVEVN, encoded by the coding sequence ATGAAAAAGAAATACCTACTGCTTTTCATTGTGCAATTATGTTTTTGCGCCGCTTCATTTGCGCAATATCCCAAAATGGATAAGCTGCTTTACGGCGTAGCCTATTATGATGAGTATATGCCTTATGAGCGCCTTGAAAAAGATGTGCAGATGATGAAGGAAGCGGGTATAAATGTAGTGCGCATTGCCGAATCGACCTGGAGCACCGTTGAACCGCAGGATGGTGTTTTTGATTTTACCCATATAGACAGGATGCTGGCGGCCATGCAAAAAGGCGGCATCAAAGTAATTGTTGGCACGCCTACTTATGCTATACCCACCTGGATGGCCAGAAAGCATCCCGAAATATTAGCCATTACGCCATCGGGCCAAAACCAATACGGGCCAAGGCAAAATATGGATATCACCAATACCGATTTCAGGATGTATGCCGAGCGGGTGATCCGCAAGATAATGGAGCATGTGAAAGATAACCCCGCGGTTATTGGTTACCAGGTTGATAACGAAACCAAATCATACGGTACATCGGGCCCAAATGTGCAGGCGCTGTTTGTAAAATACATGCAGGCCAAATATAAAACGCTTGATAATATCAATCATATTTTCGGGCTGGATTACTGGAGCAACCGCATTAACGCCTGGGAAGATTTCCCATCGATGAATAACACCATTAATGGTAGTTTATCATCTGAGTTTGCCAAGTTTCAGCGCCAGGTGGTTACACAATATTTAGGCTGGCAAGCGGCCATTGTGCGCGAATACAAACGCCCCGACCAATTTATTACCCAAAACTTTGACCTTGACTGGCGCGGCTCATCTTTCGGTATCCAGCCTGATGTTGATCATTTTGCGGCTGCCAAGGTAATGGATATAGCGGGAATAGATATTTATCACCCCAGCCAGGATAAGCTTACAGGCGCCGAGATTTCTTTTGGCGGCGACCTTACCCGCTCCATGAAGGGCGGTAAAAACTATTTGACCATAGAAACCGAAGCACAAGGGTTTGCCCAATGGACACCTTACCCGGGCCAGTTAAGATTGCAGGCCTTTAGCCACCTGGCATCGGGCGCCAACATGGTTGGATACTGGCCATGGCACTCCATCCACAACTCGGCCGAAACTTATTGGAAAGGATTGTTAAGCCATGATTTTGAACCCAACCCGGTTTATAATGAGGCTAAAACTATCGGTAAGGATTTTGACCGGTTAAGCCCGAAACTGATTAACCTGAAAAAGAAAAACGATGTAGCCATATTATTCAGCAACGAGGCACTTACGGGCTTTAAAGCTTTTGGTTTTGGATGGGGTGTGCGCACAGGCTATAATGAGGTGCTCCGCCAACTGTATGATGGCCTATACCACATGAACGTAGGCTGCGATTTTGTTGACCCTACGAGCCTGAACATCGAAAACTATAAATTACTGGTGGTACCGGTTTTGTATGCCGCACCCGATAGTTTATTACAACGACTTAACCGTTACGTAAAAAATGGTGGGCACATCATCTACACCTTTAAAAGCGGCTTCAGCGACGAAAATGTTAAAGTGCGCACAACCCACCAGCCGGGCATTATTAACGAGGCGTTGGGGATTTACTACAGCCAGTTTACCGTACCCGAAAACGTTGGCCTTAAAGGCGATGATTTTAACCTGAAACCTGAAGATAAAAAATTGAATACCTGGATGGAACTCATCACCCCTACCACTGCAAAGGTACTGGCCTATTACGACCACCCGGTTTGGGGCAAATACGCCGCCATCACCGAAAACACATACGGCAAAGGCCTGGCAACCTACATTGGCTGCGTTACAACAAGCGCCGTTACCGATAAAATACTGGCTGACGCGGTTAAAAAAGCAGGCCTTTGGGGTACCGATCAGCAATTGGCTTTCCCGCTGATTACCAAGTATGGCGTAAACCAGGCCGGTAAAACGGTACACTATTATTTTAATTACTCGGATAAGGAAGTAAACTTTATATATCCTTATGGGAATGGGAAAGAGTTATTTTCGGGAGCAAGTGTGAGCAGTAACTCGGCTATGCAGTTGGAACCGTGGGGGATGAAGATTGTGGAGGTGAATTAA
- a CDS encoding HAMP domain-containing sensor histidine kinase, translating to MTIKNKLRTGIGFLFVLALTCCGLSVYFLNRLSADAGAILKDNYKTLQYTQNMQDAIDANDKPLSPKQIAVIDNNLKLQQHNVTEKGEQELTDSLTLVYTQIKQHNNNITEQLPLRSHARRLIYSIMHLNMDAISRKNAIAADTASRANVLVAVSAFLLFTIAFTFAVNFPGYIADPLKELTARIKEVSNRNYHQQIDFHSDDEFGELGQAFNNMTRKLDEYENSNLASILFEKKRIETIINTMHDAIIGLDEKQFIIFANEVACNLIGMTTEQLTGRYAPDIALENDLLRNLLINEQPRLKIFADNRESFYSRDSLSVSSKSKVIGKVIILKNITEYQQLDEAKTNFIATISHELKTPISSIKMSLKLLEDDRIGNVNTEQRQLLENIDDDARRLLQITGELLDMAQVETGKLQLNFGSTHPRNIVDYAVKAIKFTADQKQVNIKVKCDDTLPEVHADLDKTTWVLINLLSNAIKYSHEKSVVELTVKKHKNDEIEFSVKDHGKGIEEQYLSRLFERYFKVPNATADQTGTGLGLAIAKDFIEAQSGHIMVDSEIGAGSRFAFTLKRAV from the coding sequence ATGACTATTAAAAATAAACTCCGTACAGGCATCGGTTTCTTGTTTGTACTGGCGCTCACCTGCTGCGGGTTATCTGTTTACTTCCTTAACCGCCTGTCGGCTGATGCGGGGGCAATACTTAAGGATAATTATAAAACACTGCAGTATACCCAAAACATGCAGGATGCTATTGACGCGAATGATAAGCCGCTTTCGCCAAAACAAATTGCGGTTATCGACAATAACCTTAAACTACAGCAACATAATGTTACAGAAAAAGGGGAGCAGGAATTAACAGATTCATTAACGCTGGTTTACACGCAGATAAAGCAGCATAATAACAATATAACTGAGCAATTGCCTTTAAGGAGCCACGCCCGTCGGCTTATTTATAGTATTATGCATTTAAATATGGATGCTATTTCGCGCAAAAATGCCATAGCTGCCGATACGGCAAGCAGGGCAAATGTGCTGGTGGCCGTAAGTGCTTTTTTGTTGTTCACCATCGCTTTTACTTTCGCAGTAAATTTTCCGGGTTATATAGCCGATCCTTTAAAGGAATTAACAGCGAGGATTAAAGAAGTATCGAACCGTAATTACCACCAGCAGATTGACTTTCACTCGGATGATGAGTTTGGCGAATTGGGGCAGGCTTTTAACAATATGACCCGTAAGCTGGATGAGTACGAGAACAGTAACCTGGCCAGCATCCTGTTTGAAAAAAAACGGATAGAGACTATTATTAACACCATGCACGATGCCATTATTGGTTTAGACGAAAAGCAGTTTATCATATTTGCCAACGAAGTAGCATGTAACCTCATAGGTATGACGACCGAACAGCTTACCGGCCGGTACGCACCAGATATTGCGTTGGAGAACGACCTGCTGCGCAACCTGCTCATTAATGAACAGCCACGATTGAAGATTTTTGCCGATAACCGCGAAAGCTTTTACAGCCGCGATTCATTATCTGTGAGTAGCAAAAGTAAAGTGATAGGTAAGGTAATTATCCTGAAAAATATTACCGAGTACCAGCAGCTGGATGAAGCCAAAACTAATTTTATTGCAACCATATCGCATGAATTGAAAACGCCGATATCGTCCATAAAAATGAGCCTGAAATTGCTGGAGGACGACCGCATAGGCAATGTAAACACCGAGCAAAGGCAACTGCTGGAAAATATTGACGATGATGCCCGCCGCCTGCTGCAAATAACCGGCGAACTGCTGGATATGGCACAGGTTGAAACCGGTAAGCTACAGCTTAATTTTGGCAGCACACACCCCCGTAATATTGTTGATTATGCTGTAAAGGCCATCAAGTTTACTGCCGATCAAAAGCAGGTAAACATCAAAGTAAAATGCGATGATACCCTGCCCGAGGTACATGCCGACCTGGATAAAACTACCTGGGTATTGATCAACCTGTTATCGAACGCTATAAAATACAGCCATGAAAAATCAGTTGTTGAGCTAACTGTTAAAAAACACAAGAACGACGAGATTGAATTTTCGGTAAAAGATCATGGCAAAGGGATAGAAGAGCAATACCTGTCGCGGTTATTTGAGCGCTACTTTAAAGTACCCAACGCCACTGCCGACCAAACCGGCACCGGCCTTGGCCTTGCCATAGCCAAAGATTTTATTGAAGCCCAAAGCGGGCATATTATGGTTGATAGCGAAATAGGGGCAGGGAGCCGATTTGCCTTTACGCTGAAAAGGGCGGTGTAG
- a CDS encoding sensor protein KdpD — translation MDGEKERSVEHFLELIKKSRRGKFKVYIGMSAGVGKTFRMLQEAQALMRNGIDVKIGYIETHNRKETVAQLEGLPVIPRRKLFYKGKELEEMDLKAIISLRPEVVLVDELAHTNIEGSSNEKRWQDVLEILNAGINVISAVNIQHMESLNEEVERITGAKINERIPDKVLQLADEVVNIDLTADELIDRLKEGKIYDEKKVPMALNNFFQADRILQLRELALREVAHQVERKIDIEIPKTIKLRPELFLACISTNDESAKIIIRKTARLSSYYRSKFFVLYVQTSRESSDKINLASQRHLINNMKLATQLGGEVIKVKSDRIAQTIWETAEKYDITTICLGKPRFKFYQVIMKTAVFTQLLNKMSKTDIDLVILS, via the coding sequence ATGGACGGCGAAAAAGAACGATCGGTTGAGCATTTCCTGGAGCTGATAAAAAAATCCAGACGCGGGAAATTCAAGGTTTACATAGGCATGAGCGCTGGCGTGGGCAAAACCTTCCGCATGCTGCAGGAAGCCCAGGCTTTGATGCGTAACGGCATCGACGTTAAAATTGGCTATATTGAAACGCATAACCGCAAGGAAACCGTTGCCCAATTGGAGGGTTTGCCGGTGATACCGCGCCGCAAATTGTTTTACAAGGGTAAAGAACTGGAGGAGATGGATTTGAAAGCCATCATTAGCCTGCGCCCCGAGGTGGTTTTGGTTGATGAACTGGCCCACACCAATATTGAAGGCAGCAGCAATGAAAAACGCTGGCAGGATGTGCTGGAGATATTAAACGCGGGTATTAATGTTATCAGCGCGGTAAACATTCAGCATATGGAAAGCCTGAACGAAGAGGTGGAACGCATAACCGGGGCCAAAATAAACGAGCGTATACCCGATAAGGTTTTGCAACTGGCAGACGAAGTGGTAAACATCGACCTTACCGCCGATGAACTGATAGACCGCTTAAAGGAAGGCAAGATATACGATGAAAAGAAAGTGCCGATGGCGCTCAATAACTTTTTCCAGGCCGATAGAATTTTACAGCTGCGCGAACTGGCCCTGCGCGAAGTAGCCCACCAGGTTGAGCGGAAGATAGATATTGAAATACCCAAAACCATTAAACTACGGCCCGAACTTTTTTTGGCCTGCATTAGTACCAATGACGAATCGGCCAAAATAATTATTCGTAAAACGGCAAGGTTATCATCATATTACCGCTCAAAGTTTTTTGTTTTGTATGTGCAAACATCACGGGAAAGCAGCGATAAAATAAACCTTGCGTCGCAGCGTCACCTTATTAATAACATGAAACTGGCAACACAACTGGGGGGCGAAGTAATTAAAGTGAAAAGCGACCGCATAGCCCAAACCATTTGGGAAACGGCCGAAAAATACGACATTACAACTATTTGCCTGGGTAAACCCCGCTTTAAATTTTACCAGGTTATTATGAAAACGGCGGTGTTTACTCAATTGTTAAATAAAATGTCAAAAACTGATATAGACCTTGTAATACTATCATAA
- a CDS encoding K(+)-transporting ATPase subunit C yields MKTYLLPSIKLTIILIVITAGIYPLAIAGVGKLTPGHGDGETVTYKGRVVGYANEGQKFTKDEYFWSRPSAVDYNAAGSGGSNKGPSNPDYLKQVEGRIQDFLKHNPGVTRAQIPAELVTASGSGLDPDLSPAGAKVQVARVAKVRGLSADVVTKLVDEHTEKPVFGVFGPSKVNVLKLNVALDELKK; encoded by the coding sequence ATGAAAACATATTTGTTGCCATCAATCAAGTTAACTATCATCCTGATAGTAATTACAGCCGGTATTTATCCATTAGCTATAGCCGGTGTGGGCAAATTAACTCCCGGTCATGGTGACGGGGAAACTGTAACATACAAAGGCCGCGTGGTTGGTTATGCCAACGAAGGCCAAAAATTCACTAAAGACGAATACTTCTGGAGCCGTCCATCTGCGGTTGATTATAATGCTGCCGGTTCGGGCGGTTCAAACAAAGGCCCCTCAAACCCCGATTATTTGAAACAGGTAGAAGGCCGCATCCAGGATTTTTTAAAGCATAATCCCGGTGTAACCCGCGCCCAGATCCCTGCCGAACTGGTTACCGCATCGGGTAGTGGGTTAGATCCTGACCTTTCGCCTGCAGGCGCAAAGGTACAGGTGGCCCGCGTTGCCAAAGTACGTGGCTTATCTGCCGATGTTGTAACCAAACTGGTTGACGAGCATACCGAAAAACCAGTGTTCGGCGTATTTGGCCCGTCAAAAGTAAATGTGCTGAAGCTGAATGTGGCTTTGGATGAATTGAAAAAATAG
- the kdpB gene encoding potassium-transporting ATPase subunit KdpB: protein MKTSNTLFQGDQMKEAFKQSFIKLNPRILFRNPVMFTVEIGTAVMLIVTIFSFANKGQGSFAYNFTVFLVLLLTVLFANFAEAIAEARGKAQAESLRKTREETPARLLVNGKETMVMSSQLKKGDVFICETGDNIPTDGEIIEGIATIDESAITGESAPVIRESGGDKSSVTGGTKVLSDKIKVMVTTQPGESFLDKMIALVEGASRQKTPNEIALTILLAGFTLIFVIVCVTLKPFGDYSNTPITIAAFISLFVCLIPTTIGGLLSAIGIAGMDRALRANVITKSGKAVETAGDLDTLLLDKTGTITIGNRKATNFYPATGVSNASFVAACVLSSLADETPEGKSIVELANEDKTLPKVVAPANSVFIKFTAETRSSGLDTPDGLRIRKGAFDSIRNIALKAGHPFPTEVEDNVKKISSNGGTPLVVSQNEEIMGVIELQDIIKPGIAERFDRLRKMGVKTVMVTGDNPLTAKFIAEKAGVDDFIAEAKPEDKMNYIKKEQQGGKLVAMMGDGTNDAPALAQADVGVAMNSGTQAAKEAGNMVDLDNDPTKLIEIVEIGKQLLMTRGTLTTFSIANDVAKYFAIVPALFMVSIPSLRALNIMALHSPESAILSAVIFNAIIIPLLIPLALRGVEYKPIGASALLRRNLLIYGLGGILIPFIGIKLIDLAVGFFI from the coding sequence ATGAAAACCTCAAATACATTATTCCAGGGCGATCAGATGAAGGAGGCTTTTAAGCAGTCGTTCATCAAACTAAACCCACGCATACTGTTCCGTAACCCGGTTATGTTTACCGTTGAAATAGGAACGGCAGTAATGCTTATAGTAACTATATTTTCCTTTGCAAATAAAGGCCAGGGCAGCTTTGCCTATAACTTCACCGTGTTTTTGGTACTGTTATTAACTGTACTGTTTGCCAACTTTGCCGAAGCTATTGCCGAAGCACGTGGTAAAGCCCAGGCCGAAAGCTTGCGCAAAACCCGCGAGGAAACTCCGGCACGCTTACTGGTTAACGGTAAGGAAACCATGGTAATGTCGAGCCAGTTAAAAAAAGGCGATGTGTTTATCTGCGAAACAGGCGATAATATCCCTACCGATGGCGAGATCATTGAAGGTATTGCTACCATTGATGAATCGGCCATTACAGGCGAATCTGCCCCGGTTATCCGTGAATCTGGCGGTGATAAATCATCTGTAACAGGTGGTACCAAGGTTTTATCTGATAAGATCAAAGTAATGGTAACCACCCAGCCCGGTGAAAGCTTTTTGGATAAGATGATTGCGTTGGTTGAAGGTGCATCGCGCCAGAAAACACCAAACGAGATAGCTTTAACTATCCTGCTTGCAGGCTTTACGCTCATATTTGTTATTGTTTGCGTAACCCTGAAACCATTTGGCGATTATTCAAATACCCCAATAACAATAGCTGCATTCATCTCACTATTTGTTTGTCTTATCCCAACCACTATCGGTGGCCTGTTATCGGCCATCGGTATTGCCGGGATGGATAGGGCGTTACGTGCAAACGTGATAACCAAAAGTGGTAAAGCAGTTGAAACTGCAGGCGATTTGGATACCTTGTTATTAGATAAAACAGGTACCATTACTATTGGTAACCGTAAGGCAACCAATTTTTATCCTGCCACAGGTGTTAGCAACGCCAGCTTTGTAGCCGCCTGTGTATTAAGCTCACTGGCCGATGAAACCCCCGAAGGTAAATCGATAGTGGAACTTGCCAACGAGGATAAAACCTTACCTAAAGTTGTAGCGCCTGCCAATTCGGTATTTATCAAATTTACCGCCGAAACCCGCTCAAGCGGTTTGGATACGCCCGATGGTTTACGCATCCGTAAAGGTGCTTTTGATTCCATCCGTAACATTGCCTTAAAGGCTGGTCACCCTTTCCCAACCGAGGTTGAGGATAACGTTAAAAAGATCTCGTCAAATGGTGGTACACCGCTGGTAGTATCACAAAATGAAGAGATAATGGGGGTAATTGAATTACAGGATATTATTAAACCCGGCATTGCCGAACGTTTTGACCGCCTGCGTAAAATGGGCGTTAAAACAGTAATGGTTACCGGTGATAACCCATTAACTGCCAAATTTATTGCCGAAAAAGCAGGTGTGGACGATTTTATTGCCGAGGCCAAGCCCGAGGATAAAATGAACTACATTAAAAAAGAGCAGCAAGGCGGCAAACTGGTAGCCATGATGGGCGATGGTACAAACGATGCCCCGGCCTTAGCCCAGGCCGATGTTGGCGTGGCCATGAACAGCGGTACCCAGGCTGCCAAGGAAGCCGGTAACATGGTTGATTTGGATAACGACCCAACCAAGCTGATTGAGATTGTAGAAATTGGAAAACAATTGCTGATGACCCGCGGCACACTTACCACCTTCTCGATAGCTAACGACGTAGCCAAGTACTTTGCTATTGTTCCGGCCTTATTTATGGTATCTATACCATCATTAAGAGCGCTGAACATCATGGCATTGCACAGCCCGGAATCGGCCATATTATCGGCAGTAATATTTAACGCCATCATTATCCCGCTGCTTATACCATTGGCCTTACGCGGTGTGGAATACAAACCTATAGGTGCAAGCGCATTGTTACGCCGTAACCTGTTGATATACGGCCTGGGTGGTATACTGATACCATTTATCGGTATTAAATTAATTGACCTTGCCGTAGGGTTTTTTATTTAG
- the kdpA gene encoding potassium-transporting ATPase subunit KdpA yields the protein MNTEISGVIFTYLLTLAIAIPLGRYIARIFKGEKTWLDFLAPLERFIFRFSGIDTKKEMNWKQHLFALLTINSVWLIYAFVCLMAQGHLPLNPDANPGQSPDTAFNTAISFLVNCNLQHYSGESGATYFTQHFVFMFLHFVSAATGIAALIVLYRALKDKVTDKLGNFWDYFVKAITRILLPISFVIAVIFAFNGMTTSYAGKDTFISMQGDTVHVSRGPVAALVAIKHLGTNGGGWFGANSAHPIENPNYLTNTVELVAQLIIPVALVFALGFYLNKKKFAYVIFGVMTLGMLMLMIPTINAELNGNPAIAHMGVSQPTGAMEGKEVRFGPANSAYWSVMTTVTSTGSVNSMHDSTMPLSGCMQLLGMMVNCFYGGVGVGFLNFYIFIIIAVFISGLMVGRTPEFLGRKIEAREMKIASLIALLHPFIILVGLAVSSYVVVHMPGADWAVKPSTWLNNPGNHGFSEMLYEYTSSAANNGSGFEGLGDGNIFWNFSTGLVMILGRFLPIIGPLAIAGLLANKKYIPESAGTLKSDTSTFGLMIFAVIVIIAALSFFPALALGPIAEHFSLR from the coding sequence ATGAACACTGAAATTTCAGGTGTAATTTTTACCTACCTGCTCACGCTGGCAATAGCCATCCCCCTGGGCCGTTACATCGCCCGCATTTTTAAGGGCGAGAAAACCTGGCTCGACTTTTTAGCGCCGCTCGAAAGGTTCATTTTTCGTTTCAGCGGCATTGATACCAAAAAGGAAATGAACTGGAAACAGCATTTATTTGCCCTGCTTACTATCAATAGCGTATGGCTTATTTATGCATTTGTTTGTTTAATGGCACAAGGCCACCTGCCGCTTAACCCGGATGCAAATCCCGGCCAATCGCCCGATACCGCCTTTAATACCGCCATCAGCTTTTTGGTAAACTGTAACTTACAGCACTACTCGGGCGAAAGCGGCGCCACTTACTTTACACAGCATTTTGTGTTTATGTTTTTGCACTTTGTATCGGCAGCTACAGGTATTGCAGCGCTGATTGTACTGTACAGGGCCTTGAAAGATAAAGTGACCGATAAACTGGGTAACTTTTGGGATTACTTTGTAAAAGCCATCACCCGTATATTATTACCTATATCATTTGTAATAGCCGTCATCTTCGCTTTTAACGGCATGACAACCAGCTACGCAGGTAAAGATACTTTTATCAGCATGCAGGGCGATACCGTTCATGTATCCCGTGGCCCCGTTGCTGCCCTGGTAGCTATTAAACACTTAGGTACAAATGGTGGTGGCTGGTTTGGTGCAAACTCGGCCCACCCTATTGAAAACCCTAATTATTTAACCAACACCGTTGAGTTGGTTGCACAGCTTATTATACCTGTTGCGCTGGTATTTGCCCTGGGCTTTTACCTTAACAAAAAGAAATTTGCCTATGTGATTTTTGGAGTGATGACGCTGGGGATGCTCATGCTGATGATACCAACCATTAATGCCGAACTAAACGGTAACCCAGCTATAGCCCATATGGGTGTTAGCCAGCCTACTGGTGCTATGGAAGGCAAGGAGGTAAGGTTTGGGCCGGCCAACTCGGCTTACTGGAGTGTAATGACTACTGTAACATCAACGGGTTCAGTAAACTCCATGCACGATAGTACCATGCCGTTATCAGGTTGTATGCAATTGCTGGGTATGATGGTTAACTGTTTTTACGGTGGCGTGGGTGTTGGTTTCCTTAACTTTTACATCTTTATTATCATCGCGGTATTTATATCGGGCCTGATGGTAGGGCGTACACCCGAGTTTTTGGGCCGCAAAATTGAAGCCCGGGAAATGAAGATAGCTTCGCTGATTGCTTTATTACACCCATTCATCATATTGGTGGGCTTAGCCGTATCATCATACGTAGTGGTGCACATGCCTGGTGCCGATTGGGCAGTAAAACCATCAACATGGCTAAACAACCCCGGCAATCATGGTTTTTCTGAAATGCTGTATGAGTATACTTCATCGGCCGCAAATAACGGTTCGGGCTTTGAAGGTTTAGGCGATGGTAACATCTTCTGGAACTTTAGTACCGGTTTAGTAATGATTTTGGGTAGGTTTTTACCAATTATTGGTCCGCTGGCTATTGCAGGTTTACTGGCCAATAAAAAATACATTCCAGAATCTGCCGGTACACTTAAAAGCGATACTTCCACTTTTGGACTAATGATATTCGCGGTAATTGTAATTATAGCCGCCCTTTCATTCTTCCCTGCACTGGCTTTAGGTCCAATTGCTGAACATTTTTCACTGAGATAA
- the kdpF gene encoding K(+)-transporting ATPase subunit F: MIALFIVAVAVFVYMVYVLLKPEKF, translated from the coding sequence ATGATCGCATTATTCATTGTAGCAGTGGCTGTGTTTGTATACATGGTGTATGTGCTGCTTAAACCCGAAAAATTTTAA
- a CDS encoding ArsR/SmtB family transcription factor translates to MRRDIYQAIADPTRRAILTLLVTGAMTPNAIAEHFDSSRQAVSKHIQILTECGALKQEQQGREIYYHLELNKMKEVDQWIEAFRNMWTDRFNQLDNLLDTL, encoded by the coding sequence ATGAGACGCGATATTTATCAAGCCATTGCCGACCCAACCCGCCGGGCCATTTTAACCCTGCTGGTAACAGGCGCCATGACCCCCAATGCCATTGCCGAACACTTTGACAGCAGCAGGCAGGCGGTATCTAAACACATACAAATATTAACCGAGTGCGGCGCGCTGAAGCAGGAGCAACAGGGTCGCGAAATTTACTACCATTTAGAATTGAACAAGATGAAAGAAGTAGACCAATGGATAGAAGCCTTCCGCAACATGTGGACAGACCGTTTTAACCAATTAGATAATTTATTAGATACACTGTAA
- a CDS encoding SRPBCC family protein, whose protein sequence is MISFEKDLAKKQLHVVREFKAPIAKVWSAWTEAELLDKWWGPRPWNAVTKIMEFKPGGQWLYSMVGPAGEVHWSNVQFITVGTNTFEATSFFSDENGVQAPGFSPSNWHVAMKQEGDKTIVNVTLTFQSEADLEKLVAMGFQGGFTIGLNQLEELLG, encoded by the coding sequence ATGATCTCCTTTGAAAAAGACTTAGCAAAAAAGCAACTACACGTTGTGCGTGAATTTAAAGCGCCAATAGCAAAAGTATGGAGCGCCTGGACCGAGGCCGAACTGTTGGACAAATGGTGGGGACCAAGACCATGGAACGCCGTAACCAAAATAATGGAATTTAAACCAGGCGGCCAATGGCTGTACTCGATGGTTGGCCCCGCCGGCGAAGTACATTGGAGCAATGTACAGTTTATCACCGTAGGTACCAACACCTTTGAAGCCACCTCTTTTTTCAGCGACGAAAATGGCGTACAGGCTCCGGGCTTCTCGCCATCCAACTGGCATGTGGCCATGAAACAGGAGGGCGATAAAACAATTGTTAACGTAACCCTCACCTTCCAATCCGAAGCAGACCTGGAGAAACTGGTAGCCATGGGCTTCCAGGGCGGCTTTACTATCGGCCTTAACCAACTGGAAGAATTGTTGGGGTAA